Proteins encoded by one window of Drosophila melanogaster chromosome X:
- the CG44815 gene encoding uncharacterized protein, producing MREVSAIFCNLALLSGFPLSIWQLLGLQSAAVFGLRSPGVSVRLLESPVPGLWSVVPGHSHYRCMCREVTPHGCVRSSLFLVRAKIQQLQKLKLLPLAVVATHRNIERKLSDMKIVKIK from the coding sequence ATGCGAGAAGTCTCTGCAATTTTCTGCAACCTGGCGCTTTTGTCTGGATTCCCATTGTCAATATGGCAGCTATTGGGTCTCCAGTCGGCGGCGGTCTTCGGTCTCCGGTCTCCGGGAGTCTCTGTTCGTCTCCTGGAGTCTCCGGTCCCTGGTCTCTGGTCTGTGGTCCCTGGTCATTCACATTATCGTTGCATGTGCCGAGAGGTAACCCCGCATGGGTGTGTTCGTTCATCTTTATTTCTTGTGCGTGCAAAAATTCAACAATTGCAGAAATTGAAACTTTTGCCTCTTGCCGTTGTTGCCACACACAGAAACATTGAAAGAAAACTTTCAGACATGAAAatcgtaaaaataaaatga